Proteins found in one Triticum urartu cultivar G1812 chromosome 4, Tu2.1, whole genome shotgun sequence genomic segment:
- the LOC125550377 gene encoding probable transcription factor At5g28040, with translation MASDQTLPLPPPPLLPSNPNQIPTPTPTAPHPTPSPSPASAARKLPIKRRSPPRPSSSPSSSAGAASSGQNPPFKFQRIWSESDELRFLQGLLGCGAQGLVFPRDLNVFYDRFSESMPQPYTRSQLSEKLRRLKNKHRNVSSRVARGLDPARLAPHDRDVLHLCSRLWDPANAATSPFAAAAAPAGSSGNKRRRSNPAVVPLDVPAPSGDSNSHGYNGIGSSTPGAAFPDDNGAEDVMYLEQESGHHLYFDEGAAFVADGNLDGITLDGIALDQAETMAVLTDVGDNGVVAGDDGVVGNDAAPQNAVNNGGNPQNAMNNGGTGQNGNCNVLLPRSSEHRMASAVLDVFEECLREAKADGIVNGGNAQESELARRWRAQRIDELDVLSRRLRLIIEDATAAGH, from the coding sequence ATGGCCTCGGACCAAACCCTCCCACTCCCACCCCCACCGCTACTCCCGTCCAACCCCAACCAGATCCCCACCCCGACCCCGACCGCACCGCACCCGACCCCGTCCCCGTCCCCCGCCTCCGCCGCGCGCAAGCTCCCCATCAAGCGCCGCTCCCCGCCGCGCCCctcctcctcgccctcctcctccgccggcgccgcctcctccGGCCAGAACCCGCCCTTCAAGTTCCAGCGCATCTGGTCCGAGTCCGACGAGCTGCGCTTCCTGCAGGGCCTCCTCGGCTGCGGCGCGCAGGGCCTCGTCTTCCCGCGCGACCTCAACGTCTTCTACGACCGCTTCTCCGAGTCCATGCCGCAGCCCTACACCCGCTCCCAGCTCTCCGAGAAGCTCCGCCGCCTCAAGAACAAGCACCGCAACGTCTCCTCCCGCGTCGCCAGGGGCCTCGACCCCGCCCGCCTCGCCCCGCACGACCGCGACGTCCTCCACCTCTGCTCCCGCCTCTGGGAccccgccaacgccgccacctcgcccttcgccgccgccgccgcgcccgcagGCTCCTCGGGGAACAAGCGCCGCCGCTCCAACCCTGCCGTCGTGCCGCTCGACGTCCCGGCCCCCTCGGGGGACAGCAACTCCCATGGCTACAATGGGATCGGTTCCTCCACCCCCGGCGCCGCCTTCCCCGATGACAACGGCGCCGAGGATGTGATGTATCTTGAGCAGGAGAGCGGCCACCACCTCTATTTTGACGAGGGTGCCGCCTTTGTTGCCGACGGCAACCTTGATGGGATTACCTTGGACGGGATTGCGCTGGACCAGGCTGAGACAATGGCTGTTCTCACCGATGTCGGTGACAATGGAGTTgttgccggtgacgatggagttGTTGGCAACGACGCAGCTCCCCAAAATGCTGTCAACAATGGAGGTAATCCCCAAAATGCTATGAACAATGGAGGTACCGGTCAGAACGGTAACTGCAATGTATTGCTGCCGCGTAGCAGCGAGCATCGCATGGCAAGCGCCGTGCTGGATGTATTTGAGGAGTGTTTGAGAGAGGCAAAGGCCGATGGAATAGTCAACGGTGGCAATGCCCAGGAAAGCGAACTCGCCAGGCGATGGAGGGCGCAGAGGATTGATGAGCTTGATGTGTTGAGCCGAAGGCTCAGGTTGATCATTGAGGATGCTACCGCCGCTGGGCACTGA